DNA from Agathobaculum sp. NTUH-O15-33:
TCTCCCGTTGTGCAAATTCAGTCATAATTGCCCGGCCAAAGTGGTATAAGAAGGCTTCGTTATCGTCGCAAAGTAGAATACGCATAGACGCTCCTCTCTTCAATACCAAAATTATATATCATTCGCCAAAATAATACAATAAAATCATGGAAATGTATTTTAGAAAAAGAAAAGAGGCTGTCAAAAAACTATTGCGAAATAAAAGAATGCCTAACTGTCATTCTGAACGAAGTGAAGAATCTCGCGCGAACGCGCGGAATTGACGTAAGAAGCGCGCGTTCGCGCGAGGTTCTTCGTCGCTTCACTCCTCAGAATGACAAAGCTAGGCACTCTTTTTCTTTTGCAATGGTTTCGCCCTTCTAAGGCGGACTTTTTTTACAGCCTCTGGCTTTGATCAAACAGAATCACGCAGGTTTTGGTAAAACAATGCCGCCTGCTGGTTGCCGGTGGAAAAGGAAAAAGGCAATCGATTGTTTTCCAACTTTAGCGTGCAAGTGGTAACATCTTGGTATCGCTTATCGTCCTCTAAATAAACGCTTTGCAGCTTGTGCAGGGGAATATAGGTAAAATCATATCCATATTCGCTTTCCTGCGCGTCCTTTTCCGCGTTTTCCTGTACAATGAGCAGCAATTCGTCGTCATTGAACAGGTGCAGCGCGCTCGGCAAAAGCTGGGGCTTGAGCAGCCGAAACAGCCGCTGCGTCAAGCTGGGCTGCCGTGGCAAAAGATGCGCCGCGGGCTGAAACGCGCCGGTTTGAAAGCACTCGCCCGCGTCGCGCAGGTCGTTTTGCAGGTTGATAAACAGCGCGTCCGGTATTTCTTGCTCAAACGCCGGGCCGACGCGCACCTTCGATTTGGCGCGCGCCTGCTCCCGCGCCTGATAATTCGAGCGGATCAGCCGCACAAAACGCTGCATGAGCTGCATCGAGGTGGTGTTGAACGTAACGGTAAGCGCGCGGCCGCTCAAGTAAAGCGTGCACAGGCCGAGCAGAAATTTTCGGAACAGCCGTATCCCTTCGATCGCCTCATAAGCAACCGTAGTGGAGGAGACCGCCTTGCCCTCGCGCTTTAAAATAAGGATATGGTGTTCGTACGCGGCGATCACATAGTCGTACAGCTCCATGTCCGGCGTGGCCCGTCGGCGCTCGATATCCCGGGGAATTTTAAAGCTCATAATGGGTTCGGGCGACTGGGGATAATGGGGCGCGAACAAGGCGGGCAGCGGGTGTTCCTCGCTGATCTCGTATATCCAAGGGCCAAACGCGTCGTATTCGGATACAATCATCCCATCACTTCTCATTTCACATATTGCAGCAGTACGCCGCTGAATTTTGGCAAATGCAAGAATAATTTGTCCTCATCTGCCGAAAATGAACGATCGTTCTCTTTTGATGCGCCGCCGAAAGCCGTCCAATCCGTGTGCAGCAGCAGGGTGGCCGGTGCGTCGATCGGGAAGTCGCAAGGCTCGTCCGAAAAGTTCAGAACAGCAAGCAGGCGTTCGCCGTCTACACTTCGGGTAAAGGCAAAAACGCTTTCCGTTTGCTCGTCCTGAGGCAGCCAGACAAAGTTATCCGCGCGGTAGTCCGCGTGCAGCGCGGGGTGCGCGCGGTACACTTGGCACAGCGCCGCGAAAAATGTGTGGAACGGGCCGTGCTCATACGACCAATCCAGTTCGGCGGCTTCGTTCCATTCCGTGCGCAGGCCCAATTCGCCGCCCATAAAATTCAGCTTTTTGCCGGGGTGGGCAAACATATAAAGGTAAAAGGCGCGGGCTTCGGCGTATTTGTCCTCTAAATCGCTGCCATACATCTTCTGCACGATAGCGGCCTTGCCGTGCACCACCTCGTCGTGCGAAAGGGGAAGCAAATACCGCTCATTCGGGAAGTATTCCATGGAAAACAGCAGCTTGCCGCGGTCACGCGGCCGCTCTTCCGGCGGGGTTTGCATATATTCCAGCGTGTCGTGCATCCAACCGAGGTCCCATTTGTAGTCAAACCCAAGGCCGCCCTCCTGAATGGGCTTAGTAATGCCCGGATAGGCGGTCGAATCCTCGGCGATTAGAAGGGCGGTGGGGTGGCGCTGCTTCAATCCTTCGTTCATATTGCGCAAAAACTGTAGCGTATCGCCGTTCACGCCGCGCGCGGGGTCGCCCTGCCAGTAGATCAGGCGGGATACCGCGTCCATGCGCAGGCCGTCAAAATGGAACTCGGTCAGCCAATAATCGGCGGCGGATTGCAAAAAGCAGCGCACCTCGCGGCGGGAATGGATAAAGTTGTAGCTGCCCCATTCGCTTTCGCCCACGGCGGGGTGGGGGTATTCGTACAATGTCGTGCCGTCATACCGGGCAAGGCCGTAGCCGTCCACCGCGAAATGGACGGGCACAAAGTCCATGATTGCGCCGATCTCGGCGTGATGCAGCTTGTCGATCAGCATTTTCAGCTGCGCCGGGGTGCCGTAGCGCGAAGTCGGCGCGAAAAAGCCGGTGTTTTGATAACCCCACGAGCCGTCAAACGGATGCTCGGATAGGGGCAGGAACTCCACGTGGGTGAAGCCGTGCTCGCGCAGGTAGGGGATCAGGAAATCCGCCAGCTCGTCGTAGGTGTACCAGCCGTTTTCATCCTTGGGGTTTCGTTTCCAGGAGCCGGGGTGCATTTCGTAAATGTTCACGGGGCCGTCATGGCTCGCGGTGCGCGCGGCCATCCATGCGTCGTCGGTAAAGGTATATTCCGAAAGGTCGGTCACGATGGAGCAGCAGCCGGGGCGAAGCTCCATGGCGAAACCGTAGGGGTCGCAGTGGTCCTGTACCGTGCCGTCCCCAGCGTAAACGCGGTACTTGTAGAGCTGGCCCGGCTTGGCCTCGGCGCTTTTCAGCTCCCAAAAACCGCTTCTGCCGTCCGGGATCATCGCGTCCTCTTGCCAGTCGTTAAATGCGCCAGTTACGGTTATTTTAGTGGAATTTGGCGCAAAAGTACGAAAAATGACCGACTGGTCGCTAACGTGAGCGCCGAACCAGCGGTAGGCGTCGAAGATTTTACCATCAAAAAAAGCCTGTTTATCCATGAGAGGGGGTTCCCTCCTTTACTATTCTTAGTTATAGTATAAGGGAAGGCGCGGACAAACACAAGGAACAAACCACCCATAATATGTAGATTAAGTTTTGGCGCTATATCGTAAAAAATTTTTGAACCAAATGCACCCTTCGGTGCTCTTATATACAGGTGCACCAAATACATGGAAGGAGGGAGCACATGACCGACGAAGAACTTGTCCGCCGCTGGAAGCAAGGCGACATGCAGGCGTTCGACGAATTGTACACCCGCTATAAAGATGATGCGTATCGCGTCGCCTGCCTTGTCACCGGAAACTGTTCGGATGGTGAGGATTTAACGCAGGAAGCGTTCGTTACCTGCGCGCAGTCCATCTCATCGCTGCGGGACGGATCGAAATTCCGCCCGTGGCTGCTCAAGACGCTTACCCGGCTCGCGTGGAAATACTGCCGAAAAAAGCGCCGCGAGACCCCGGAAGCCGAATTGATAGGAACGGGGCAGGAAGAAAGCGCGCTTAGCGCCGTATTGCGTACCGATGAGCAGAAGCGCTTATACAACGCGCTTTACACGCTGGATGAAAAACGTCGCACGGCAGTGATCCTCTATTACTACAATGAACTTTCTGTTCACGAGATCGCCGAGGCGACCGGCGTGATCGAGGGTACGGTCAAATCCCGTTTATTTTCCGCCCGCCGCCATCTGCGGCAGGCGCTGACAGACAATACGGAAGAGGCCAAGGAGGCTGTCAACCATGGATGAAATGAATTTGAACCGAGCGGTAAGCGAGACCCTGCATGCTTGCGGAGACGGGCTGAAAGCGCCCGATAAGCTAAAGACCCGCGTCGATTTTGCGATCAGAAGCGGCGCGCCCCTGCCCAAAAGCAGGATGAAAACTTGGAAAAGAAACGCGATCGCGCTTTGCGCGGTGCTGGCCGTGGCCGTTGGCGGCGCGTTTGCGGGCGGCAAGGTGGTCAGTTGGTCAACCCACAGCTATATTGCCAACGGCTGGACTGATTTTGACAAGACCGCGTCGGAAGCGGAAGCCATTTCGCCCGATCTGAAGGTCGTGGACAGCTTTTTAAGCGAGTTTACCTTTGTACAGGGCAATCGCGACTCGATCGATAAAGTTGACGAATCGGGCAATAAGGTTGAATCTTTCCCGCTGCTGACGCTGCGTTATAAAAATGATAAGGACGTTAGCCTCGATGTTTCCGTCGAGCCGGTCCAGCCGGACGGCATATATGACGATCCGTTTGACGAGACCCGCCAGATCGGCGACGTGACCGTGGGTTACCGCGCAATCCCGCAGATTTTCCTGCCGGGCGACGAATCTGAAAAGCCGACCGCGGAAGAGCAGGCGAAAATGGACGCGGGCGAGATCAACATCGCCTACGGCACCGAGACGCGCGAAGAGCTAAATTATTATCGTGTCCACTGGGTGGAAAACGGCCTGACGTACAGCATCGCAACCTTTGACGAGAGCGATCTGACGGCGGACGACTTTTTCCAGATGGCGGAAGACTTGATCACGGCGAAGTAAAACAAAAGGCAGCGAAAAAGCCCTGTAATTTATGGTTACAGGGCTTTTTTGCCCATGACCGAAAGGGTTTTGCATGATGAAAAAAAGACTGCTCGCAGTGCTGCTCTGCGCTGTGATGATCGTATCGTTTTTGCCGGTCGGCGCGGGGGCGGCGGATCGCTTCGGCGCATACGGCTTTACCGAAGAAAAGGTACAAAAACGGGAGGAAGGCGCCTACCACCTGCTGCGGCACACGGCTTCGGGCGCGCAGGTCCTATGGCTGGAAAACGACGGGGAGGAACGCTCCTTTGCCGCCGGGTTCCGCACCCCGCCCAAAGATTCGATGGGCGAAAACCACGTTTTGGAACACGCGCTGCTTTGCGGCAGCGAGAAATATCCGGTGCGCGAACTCATGCACGTACTGGCGAATACCTCGGTCGCGGATGAGCTGAACGCCTACACCTCGGATGATTTCACCTGCTATGTGGTGCGTACCAAAAACGAAACGGATTTTTACAACCTGTCCGATGTGTATATGTCGTCCGTGCTGTTTCCGCTGCTGCGAACAGAGCCGAATATTTTCAAGCAGCAGGGCATCCGTCTGGAATATGTTGACGGCAAGGCGCAGTACAACGGCATCGTATTCAGCGAACTGAAGCTGCGCAGTCTGGATACGAACGAAAATTCAATCGATTTTGTCAGCGAGCAGATGTACCGCAACCTTTATGGCGACGGCACGCCCACGCTTGCGTCCGGCGGCGCCATTCCGGACATTTTAAACCTGACCTATGACGATGTGATGCGCGTTTATAACACCTATTATAAGCCTTCCAACATGCTGATCTATGTGGCAGGCGAGCAGGATATCAGCAAAACGCTTAAAATGCTGAACGGTTATTTATCTAAAGCAGACAAAGGCAGCGCGCCGGAGATCGAATTTGACAGCGCGCCCATCGAACAGACCAAGAGCGTGCAGGAATACAACCTGACCGCATCGACCAAAACCGTGGATATCGGCTTTATGATGCACGGGCCGGACGTGCTGGACCTTAAAAATGTCGAGGCATGGAACGCGCTCGTTACCTATTTATTAGAGATAAAAATGCAGGAGCAGTTCCCGGATACAATAGGTTATTCGGTCGGCGGCATGGGCGGTGGCATCTATAATTTTGGTATTATCCTTGCGGGCGTGCCCGTGGAACAGAAGGATCAAGCGGTGCAGGCCTTTCAAAAACTGCTGGACGAAGTGGCCCAAAACGGTATTCCGTCCGACTGCCTCAACAAGCTGCTCGATCAGCAGAAGACATGGCAGCAGTTTGGCCGCGAGGAGATCTTCACCGGCTTTGCCTACGGCGGCGATCCGCTGGCCTGCATTGACCGTCTGGATGTGATCGACGCGCTGAAAACCGATACGCAGATTTATAAGACCCTTGCCGCCGAATGGCGCACGGGCAAGTACCAAACGACCGTCATTTCCGGTAACGGCGGCGCAAAGCCGGGCATTCCGGAGCCTAAGCTGACGGACGCGGAGCTGCAGCAGGTAAAGCGGGATACCGAGGCGTTTAACGCATGGATTGGCACGCCGGATTCTCCGGAGAACATTGCCAAGCTGCCGCAGCTCTCGCTCGCAGACTTTTCGGAAAACACCTTTGCGTTAGAACAAAAAAGTGAAACAACGCCCGAAGCGGCGTGGTACCACACCGTGGATACGGACGCGGAGCAGGCATCCTTCTCGCTCTATTTTCCGATCGAAGCCAAGGCGGACGATCTTGCCGCTTGGTGCCTGCTGGCCGAATTTTTGAACGATCAGATGGAAAAGGGAAATATTGGCGCTTATTTTGGGGTCGATGGAAATGCGCTGTACGGCGATGCGGAAACTTTGGCCCCGGCGCTTGTCGCCGGCGGTTCGGTCGCGCCGGCCGAGCTGAAAACGCAGGTCGATCGTCTGATTAAGCTGCTGGGTGCGCCGCCCTTACAGGATACGAGCGCGCTGCGCGCCTTCCTGACCGAGCGGAAAAAGCAACTGAAAGCGAATTTCTCCAATCCATTCCAGACGGAGTACGGCCTCAGACTCTTGGCGAGCACGCAGAGCAACCGCTTTTTAAGCGGGGCGCCCGCCGGGTTCTACGGCTCGTCGCGCTCCTATCAGGCGTTTGTGGAAAAAGCGGTGGATGCGCCTGAAAAGGATGAAGCGCTGCTCGCACGGCTGCGCGGCCTGCTGGGCGATGCTTTAAAACGCGGCGGCGTAGTGACGAACTTTCAGGGGAGCGAAACGGATTACCGCACCTTCCAAGCGGCGGCTAAGTCCTTTTTGGCGGGACTGCCCGAAGGCAGCGGCGTTTCCTCCTGCGCGTTTTTGCCCGGCGGGTGGCCGTCCGCGCTCGTCGTTTCCAACGGTACGCAGGACGACAACCACGTGATGATAGACGGCGTTTACGATGGGCCCGTGGATGACGCGGCGCTGCGCGTGCTGGGCTCGGTGCTGGGGGCCAAATACCTGATGCCCGAGCTGCGCGACAAGCGCGGGGCCTACGGTACGAACATCAGCTTTGACGCGCACGGCATGACCATGGCGTGCGCGGGCGGTGTGCCCGTGGACGAGGTGATCGCGGTCTATAAAGGCGTGGGCGCGTATGTGCGGGGGCTGACGCTGTCGGACAGCGAGCTGAACGGCTACATTATCGGCGCGATCAAGGAATACGACGAGGAGGCGTCATGGTCGCGCGGCAACGCCGCGGCGCTCGCGCGTTCGGGCAAAACGCAGGCCGATTTTGAGCGCGAGCGTGCGGCGCTGATGAACGTCACATTGGACGATCTGAGAGCATGCGCCGATCTGCTGGATCGCATGACCGCGCAAAACCGCGTGTTTGCGCGGGTAAACACCGCGGAAGCGAAGGGCGTTCAATTCCCGTTCGCCTGCCGCGCGGACGCGGATACCGGACGGGTGCGGCCGATGCTGCGCGCCGATCTGCCGCAGGAAGGCGCGAAAACGCCGCTGACGCGGGCGGAAAGCCGCAGCGCTGATTGCGGAAAGCTTGATCGACCAGTCCGCTGTCGAGCGGCCCGAACTGCCGCGCTTTACCGACGCTTCGTCGGACGCGCTTTCGCGCTTGCACGACCGCGGCCTGCTGCGCGGCTATGAGGACGGTTCGTTCCACCCGGACGCGGCCATCACCCGCGCGGAGTTTTGCTCGCTCGTGGATACGCTCGCTCCGGCGGGCACGGCGGCTGGCCCGTCGTTCAGCGATGTCGGCGGCGGGTACTGGGCGCATAAGGTCATCAGCCGCATGTCGGGATTGGGCTATTTGAAGGGCGACCCGGAAGGCACCTTCCGCCCGGAGGACACTATCACCGGCGCGGAGGCGCTGACCATCCTGCGGAGACTGTCAAAAAAATAATTTTGACAGTCTATCGATCGAAACAAAGCCCCATTTCGATCGAGTGTTCCGGCTCTGGCGCGCGCCTTTCAGGCAGAAGGTGAATTGCCCCTTCGGGGCAAGAGAGGCCGGCCTGGGCCGCACTTCGCCGCCGGTTTGTTCAAAAAGCGAGATACATGCTCCCGCTT
Protein-coding regions in this window:
- a CDS encoding S-layer homology domain-containing protein, whose protein sequence is MHDRGLLRGYEDGSFHPDAAITRAEFCSLVDTLAPAGTAAGPSFSDVGGGYWAHKVISRMSGLGYLKGDPEGTFRPEDTITGAEALTILRRLSKK
- the glgB gene encoding 1,4-alpha-glucan branching protein GlgB, which translates into the protein MDKQAFFDGKIFDAYRWFGAHVSDQSVIFRTFAPNSTKITVTGAFNDWQEDAMIPDGRSGFWELKSAEAKPGQLYKYRVYAGDGTVQDHCDPYGFAMELRPGCCSIVTDLSEYTFTDDAWMAARTASHDGPVNIYEMHPGSWKRNPKDENGWYTYDELADFLIPYLREHGFTHVEFLPLSEHPFDGSWGYQNTGFFAPTSRYGTPAQLKMLIDKLHHAEIGAIMDFVPVHFAVDGYGLARYDGTTLYEYPHPAVGESEWGSYNFIHSRREVRCFLQSAADYWLTEFHFDGLRMDAVSRLIYWQGDPARGVNGDTLQFLRNMNEGLKQRHPTALLIAEDSTAYPGITKPIQEGGLGFDYKWDLGWMHDTLEYMQTPPEERPRDRGKLLFSMEYFPNERYLLPLSHDEVVHGKAAIVQKMYGSDLEDKYAEARAFYLYMFAHPGKKLNFMGGELGLRTEWNEAAELDWSYEHGPFHTFFAALCQVYRAHPALHADYRADNFVWLPQDEQTESVFAFTRSVDGERLLAVLNFSDEPCDFPIDAPATLLLHTDWTAFGGASKENDRSFSADEDKLFLHLPKFSGVLLQYVK
- a CDS encoding insulinase family protein translates to MMKKRLLAVLLCAVMIVSFLPVGAGAADRFGAYGFTEEKVQKREEGAYHLLRHTASGAQVLWLENDGEERSFAAGFRTPPKDSMGENHVLEHALLCGSEKYPVRELMHVLANTSVADELNAYTSDDFTCYVVRTKNETDFYNLSDVYMSSVLFPLLRTEPNIFKQQGIRLEYVDGKAQYNGIVFSELKLRSLDTNENSIDFVSEQMYRNLYGDGTPTLASGGAIPDILNLTYDDVMRVYNTYYKPSNMLIYVAGEQDISKTLKMLNGYLSKADKGSAPEIEFDSAPIEQTKSVQEYNLTASTKTVDIGFMMHGPDVLDLKNVEAWNALVTYLLEIKMQEQFPDTIGYSVGGMGGGIYNFGIILAGVPVEQKDQAVQAFQKLLDEVAQNGIPSDCLNKLLDQQKTWQQFGREEIFTGFAYGGDPLACIDRLDVIDALKTDTQIYKTLAAEWRTGKYQTTVISGNGGAKPGIPEPKLTDAELQQVKRDTEAFNAWIGTPDSPENIAKLPQLSLADFSENTFALEQKSETTPEAAWYHTVDTDAEQASFSLYFPIEAKADDLAAWCLLAEFLNDQMEKGNIGAYFGVDGNALYGDAETLAPALVAGGSVAPAELKTQVDRLIKLLGAPPLQDTSALRAFLTERKKQLKANFSNPFQTEYGLRLLASTQSNRFLSGAPAGFYGSSRSYQAFVEKAVDAPEKDEALLARLRGLLGDALKRGGVVTNFQGSETDYRTFQAAAKSFLAGLPEGSGVSSCAFLPGGWPSALVVSNGTQDDNHVMIDGVYDGPVDDAALRVLGSVLGAKYLMPELRDKRGAYGTNISFDAHGMTMACAGGVPVDEVIAVYKGVGAYVRGLTLSDSELNGYIIGAIKEYDEEASWSRGNAAALARSGKTQADFERERAALMNVTLDDLRACADLLDRMTAQNRVFARVNTAEAKGVQFPFACRADADTGRVRPMLRADLPQEGAKTPLTRAESRSADCGKLDRPVRCRAARTAALYRRFVGRAFALARPRPAARL
- a CDS encoding RNA polymerase sigma factor, producing MTDEELVRRWKQGDMQAFDELYTRYKDDAYRVACLVTGNCSDGEDLTQEAFVTCAQSISSLRDGSKFRPWLLKTLTRLAWKYCRKKRRETPEAELIGTGQEESALSAVLRTDEQKRLYNALYTLDEKRRTAVILYYYNELSVHEIAEATGVIEGTVKSRLFSARRHLRQALTDNTEEAKEAVNHG